A genome region from Rhizophagus irregularis chromosome 14, complete sequence includes the following:
- a CDS encoding uncharacterized protein (antiSMASH:Cluster_1): MSNLLRACVLELLCASHMSPEDDPYYHEAHYIAQQILTHFSVRLEVPMRVEYKGHELERTFAIDTIVYILNRLFRMHQDELDVAWLNKLLQTQKTTNLMDYTRPIELAG, translated from the exons ATGAGCAATTTACTGAGGGCGTGTGTACTCGAGCTATTGTGCGCAAGTCATATGTCTCCGGAAGATGATCCTTACTATCATGAAGCTCATTATATCGCCCAACAAATATTAACGCattt TTCTGTTCGACTTGAAGTTCCAATGAGAGTCGAATATAAAGGCCACGAGTTAGAAAGAACTTTTGCCATCGACACCATAGTATATATCTTGAATCGATTATTTAGAATGCATCAAGACGAACTAGATGTTGCAT GGCTGAACAAACTACTCCAGACACAAAAGACCACAAATTTGATGGATTATACAAG GCCTATTGAACTAGCAG GTTGA
- a CDS encoding uncharacterized protein (antiSMASH:Cluster_1) has translation MQDYQDYSDDEDSMIGSGVFVSNNNSALNSVNLEDDDSNSDDSDESETYDQRIEADPPSSPPDDSDLLQQNLSQIVDPYPNNNPYSNDNLYDPQNYEYDYKSQASESLSEEYQATSELVNPTPINYGELLNDYQPNNGSEKNNQNLINNSSKIRARKDNKRTEPKNYLREAIRSHKNNSIDSNEFGKDLAECIPGLYRLLDLSKVDGSSSSVDRMTISKDSLKKLCNNIIPSSFKSISEIDYEKLNSISFRLIGCYGNHFLIAKFLLNKKIIDQKIYDLLITSDNKNKSSLRPGIYLLVVDQGFDLGLVIHWSEPGCYEENASLQHKNNMIYLHRCLTKLTDCQLCFMSDKDLDSFDWNLNSLDLNSDHENGSCYEFEVKSSQEEKDDFEINLGFKMDLPNEIRTEIKNTIQYDVPLYPIVVESATNISFITRKMAISSDIESLSCSTFTFSTELRNRLQGRSLSINRESMNMKQLEILINNGFEAEKELLNPFHDALNALKLREKKEIDQLKHTIKEDAEIITRIGWKKSYSIFETYVDNDNAANNNISEEEINRIQSKYPEVKDMIKEIKIDSSAWIKLKQRYALSYIVVRNVYKLLDKPGKISDEKNIDNALQELYCMFVDKETDTHKLVEKYVKRSQQALTGANTTFNRIEQQAKIFTQTKNDSDFVQEYLTKPFFGKKNNFNQKVLEVFLNEYQNWKKESFPNTVEEMVPEFSFNKEEMEKIREKFSQEKKDIENREFEKIRSKLEKNYNNGPLRVNVLEIINEADEDNVRLTYKLETNQLQITIYETLLKESDILKIQDDEFYISSPILSPSGVDFLINPIVYDFRKISQIGICKFLLVLYNKKKQQIEIYFDTAQKLAQGFKESSIKPFKIWKSDKNFLMAINEPKELIAIFDTRNVVLSVFAFIDDKTNLYARDPEIPLLQRYSGTTPNIQHFLFIKDTEEICFVEKGGQARIFNLVNKKFRPTVCNLPPNTSNVLSSPDGSCIVAFAKKTTIDDDREICRAYVYFCTNFGNSSINKVVKLPPTIQSLEFLQFICVNKQQTHLMSFNLKKGCLVSAIVKITLEKTQYRFQERMQRVVRVKLANPFYNYALIEGKYTQFEKYIQNGQKIEIMGEKFNIIKVISDTELKVAGNFKSTSRFDGWMEFQIEPIEPKTKLNNLIDVYKLMFEKYPIENWIDSEQNNPLNLKIVLDIDDDDIEEYGEKFEYYIYENLRYSTKKLATILKKFSVSFTKFQELVENVKFLKICSSDHSPEYKLDEWMIKLCCLIPIKIAVTRNNLFQPLNDEMNEVDWVESDNGYGHYVNSIAKNISFGLYEGILKHFSDKKVKVISSVGEQSCEKLNHLVGTSFNESAMRCTEGVWMSLVNTKEYIYVTLNFENFKHQEISPQEDLLLTMFNTAVSNLILFKNQSRDMLSMAKKFQDGARLFETDSEILQAKLCIILKDVSKADEEVIVKEFRSKISQLVSEEGKDNFISRMYKGRIDIVSWPKFDDAGWSKTLSNISKKLVRQEAIHEDANNFLQNIKIIMAKLKICDWTSLEKTFIQIRVATLTRLLPTAVSYGLEQEDPIIEHLVNRDSGEPIDDQIVILSDILSGYEGSTKILPDSEIQLYDEHESFERLSKDLRKYFEYIVQSRKESSNDKEWFANFDKFFKYIIERRTSRVQNWYMQNIAKFPQDNSDVVNGKYAMEQELSKLTLLWTLCGLICHQCGLKCVKNRDHQEDHDCLTDHKCHFFCHFTEAHNDNLIPKCSHKADHEGKHACDKISHLCGKPCSLNDKRNCQKVCSKEIGHDDREHLCQSTIHYCGEDCSLSTYTEKGDYNCPNKCVKPSEEPHESHSCENKTCPIQCPIPNCQKKCKSNKHFHSYDDLEVSHFCGNEHPCQENCEEDGICNIVTEPKRQIAFTKCIQKEEKLRCNKKIPPYEFEHTGKHTHQDNGFHYCDKKCPFCEYYCTLPYGHTQSHDTKHGNMIIDDDNEFEYTRRKLKDQRFILCNLRCKDLGRHRHTDYCRNEESKNEESCQSGNQRHDIKHVDEQINLDKPKDFISHKALWERTGFKDPYSVQEREEFTKCFYVCSNEMHQGANNPSYCELPLFHAPLDQNDDGHRFNCEHPE, from the exons ATGCAAGACTATCAAGACTATTCCGAcgatg agGATTCGATGATCGGTTCTGGTGTTTTTGTCTCCAATAATAATTCGGCGCTGAATTCGGTAAACCTAGAGGATGACGACTCTAATTCGGATGATTCAGATGAAAGCGAGACTTACGATCAGAGAATTGAGGCTGATCCTCCTTCTTCCCCACCTGATGATTCAGATTTACTACAGCAAAATTTGAGTCAAATCGTGGATCCTTATCCCAATAATAATCCTTATTCAAacgataatttatatgatccACAAAATTATGAATACGATTACAAATCTCAAGCTAGTGAATCATTATCCGAAGAATATCAAGCGACAAGTGAGCTCGTAAATCCGACTCCAATTAATTACGGAGAATTACTAAATGATTATCAACCCAATAATGGTTCTGAGAAAAACaaccaaaatttaattaataacagTTCGAAAATAAGAGCCAGAAAAGATAATAAGAGGACTGAGCCAAAGAATTATCTCCGTGAAGCCATCAGAAGtcacaaaaataattcaatcgATTCGAATGAATTTGGCAAAGATTTGGCCGAATGCATTCCCGGATTATATCGTTTGTTAGACTTAAGTAAAGTTGATGGTTCAAGTAGTTCTG tggacAGGATGACTATTTCCAAGGATTCTTTAAAAAAGCTATGCAACAATATAATTCCATCAAGTTTCAAGTCTATTTCTGAAATTGATTATGAAAAGTTGAATTCAATCTCATTTCGTCTTATTGGATGTTACGGAAATCATTTTCTCATAGCAAAATTCTTAttgaataagaaaattatcgATCAGAAAAT aTACGACTTGCTTATAACTTCagacaataaaaataaatcttcttTACGTCCGGGAATTTACTTATTAGTTGTGGATCAAGGTTTTGATTTAGGCTTAGTTATTCATTGGTCTGAACCTGGATGCTATGAGGAAAATGCTTCTTTACAACATAagaataatatgatttatcTTCATAG ATGTTTGACAAAACTTACCGATTGTCAGCTTTGCTTTATGAGCGATAAAGACTTGGATAGTTTTGATTGGAACTTAAACAGTCTCGACCTCAATTCAGACCACGAAAATGGATCATGTTATGAATTTGAAGTCAAAAGTAGTCAGGAAGAGAAAGACGACTTCGAAATCAATCTTGGTTTTAAG atGGATTTACCTAATGAAATCAgaactgaaataaaaaacacCATTCAATATGACGTACCGTTATATCCGATTG TTGTTGAATCGGCTACAAACATATCTTTCATTACTAGAAAGATGGCGATTTCATCGGATATTGAATCTTTGTCTTGTTCAACATTCACATTTTCAACCGAACTTCGTAATCGACTTCAAGGACGTAGTTTATCTATTAACCGTGAATCCATGAACATGAaacaattagaaatattaattaataatggaTTTGAAGCGgaaaaagaacttttaaacCCATTTCATGACGCATTAAATGCGTTAAAATTACGGGAAAAAAAGGAGATCGATCAATTAAAACATACAATTAAAGAAGATGCGGAAATTATTACTCGAATAGGGTGGAAGAAATCTTATAG tataTTTGAGACATACGTTGATAATGACAACGcagcaaataataatattagcgAAGAAG AAATTAATAGAATTCAATCAAAATATCCCGAGGTCAAAGAtatgataaaagaaattaaaattgattccTCTGCTTGGATTAAATTGAAACAAAGATATGCATTATCATATATTGTCGTAAgaaatgtttataaattattagataaacctggaaaaatttcagatgaaaaaaatatcgatAATGCACTTCAAGAACTGTATTGTATGTTCGTTGACAAAGAGACTGATACGCATAAATTAGTTGAAAAATATGTGAAGCGATCACAGCAGGCACTCACTGGTGCGAACACTACATTCAATAGAATTGAACAACAAGCCAAAATATTTACTCAGACTAAAAATGATTCTGATTTTGTTCAAGAATACCTAACCAAaccattttttggaaaaaaaaataatttcaaccAAAAGGTATTAGAAGTTTTCTTAAACGAATaccaaaattggaaaaaagaaAGCTTTCCAAATACTGTTGAAGAAATGGTTccagaattttcttttaacaaaGAGGAAATGGAGAAAATAAGGGAAAAATTTTCTCAAGAGAAAAAAGATATTGAGAATcgtgaatttgaaaaaatacgTAGTaagttagaaaaaaattataacaatgg aCCTCTACGTGTAAATgtattagaaataataaatgaagcag ATGAAGATAACGTTCGTCTAACTTATAAGTTAGAAACAAATCAATTACAAATAACTATTTATGaaacattattaaaagaatcagACATCTTGAAAATTCAAGATGATGAGTTTTATATTTCAAGTCCTATTTTGTCTCCTTCTGGTGTTGATTTTCTGATCAATCCTATAGTTTATGATTTCAg AAAAATATCTCAAATCGGTATTTGTAAATTCCTTCTTGTgctttacaataaaaaaaagcaacaaATTGAAATATACTTTGATACCGCTCAAAAGTTAGCACAAGGATTTAAAGAATCTTCAATTAAACCGTTTAAAATATGGAAGTccgataaaaattttcttatggCAATTAATGAGCCTAAAGAATTAATTGCTATATTTGACACAAGAAATGTAGTG CTAAGTGTGTTTGCTTTTATTGATGATAAAACGAATTTATATGCACGAGATCCAGAAATACCGTTATTACAACGTTATAGTGGTACCACTCCGAACATTCAGCATTTCTTGTTCATTAAAGATACTGAAGAAATTTGTTTCGTTGAGAAAGGTGGACAAGCACGGATTTTCAAccttgtaaataaaaaatttcgacCAACAGTTTGTAATCTTCCACCAAATACATCAAATGTTTTAAGTTCTCCGGACGGCTCCTGCATTGTAGCTTTCGCAAAAAAAACTACAATTGATGATGATCGGGAAATATGCCGAGcatatgtttatttttgtacaaattttgGAAATTCCTCTATTAATAAAG tcgTCAAATTGCCCCCAACTATTCAATCATTAGAATTCCTACAATTTATTTGTGTAAACAAGCAACAAACTCATTTAAtgtcatttaatttaaaaaaaggatgttTAGTTTCGGCAATTGTTAAGATCACTCTCGAAAAAACTCAATATAGATTTCAAGAACGAATGCAAAGAGTAGTACGGGTAAAATTAGCAAATCCTTTTTACAATTATGCTTTAATTGAAGGAAAATATACCCAATTTGagaaatatattcaaaatggTCAAAAAATTGAGATAATGGgagaaaaattcaatataatcaaAGTAATTTCTGACACCGAATTAAAAGTTGCTGGGAATTTTAAGTCGACAAGTCGGTTTGATGGATGGATGGAATTTCAAATTGAACCTATTGAACCAAAAACGAAACTTAATAATCTTATCGATGTTTATAAATTGATGTTTGAAAAATACCCCATTGAAAATTGGATTGATTCTGAACAAAACAATCCTCTTAATCTAAAAATAGTTCttgatattgatgatgatgatatcgAAGAATACGGCGagaaatttgaatattatatatacgaGAATTTAAGATATTCTACAAAAAAACTTGCGacaatattaaagaaattttccgTATCATTTACTAAGTTCCAAGAACTTGTtgaaaatgtgaaatttttgaaaatatgttCGTCAGATCATTCACCAGAATATAAATTAGATGAATGGATGATTAAACTTTGTTGTTTAATCCCTATAAAGATTGCAGTGAcaagaaataatttgtttcAACCTCTTAATGATGAAATGAATGAAGTCGATTGGGTTGAATCTGATAATGGATATGGTCATTATGTAAATAGTATAGCAAAGAATATATCTTTTGGATTGTACGAAGGAATTTTAAAGCATTTTAGcgataaaaaagtaaaagttaTTTCTAGTGTTGGTGAACAATCATGTGAAAAACTAAATCATCTTGTCGGAACTTCATTTAACGAGTCAGCAATG cGTTGTACTGAAGGTGTATGGATGTCATtag tgAATACGAAGGAGTATATTTATGTCACACttaactttgaaaattttaaacatcAGGAGATAAGTCCACAAGAAG atttactTTTAACGATGTTTAATACAGCCGTATCAAATCTTATTCTCTTTAAg AATCAATCAAGAGATATGTTGTCAATggctaaaaaatttcaagatggTGCAAGATTATTTGAGACAGATTCAGAAATCCTTCAG GCAAAactttgtattattttaaaagatgtTTCTAAAGCCGACGAGGAAGTTATTGTTAAAGAATTTAGATCAAAAATATCTCAATTAGTTTCGGag gaaGGAAAAGACAACTTTATTTCAAGAATGTACAAAGGAAGAATAGACATCGTTTCTTGGCCAAAGTTTGATGATGCTGGATGGTCTAAGACCTTATCCaatattagtaaaaagttAGTTAGACAAGAAGCCATACATGAGGATGCTAATAATttcttacaaaatataaaaataatcatggCTAAGTTAAag atatgTGACTGGACTTCATTAGAAAAAACGTTCATACAAATTCGTGTTGCAACATTAACAAGGTTACTTCCAACCGCTGTTTCCTATGGTTTAGAGCAGGAAGATCCTATTATTGAACACCTTGTg aatcgTGATTCTGGAGAACCAATTGATGATCAAATAGTCATCTTATCTGATATTTTAAGTGGCTACGAAGGATCTACCAAAATATTACCAGATTCTGAGATCCAACTATACGACGAACATGAGTCTTTTGAACGACTTTCTAAAGATTTAAGAAAGTATTTTGAATACATTGTACAATCACGAAAAGAATCATCGAACGATAAAGAATGGTTTGCTAACTttgataaattctttaaatatattattgaacGTCGTACTTCACGTGTTCAAAATTGGTATATGCAAAATATTGCTAAATTTCCACAAGATAATAGTGATGTTGTTAATGGAAAGTATGCGATGGAGCAAGAATTAAGCAAGCTCACACTCCTATGGACCTTGTGTGGATTAATATGTCATCAATGTGGTTTGAAATGTGTCAAAAATCGGGATCACCAAGAAGATCATGACTGTTTAACCGATCACaaatgtcattttttttgtcactTTACTGAAGCCCATAACGACAATTTAATCCCGAAATGCAGTCACAAAGCTGATCACGAAGGAAAACATGCTTGTGATAAAATAAGCCATTTATGTGGTAAACCATGTAGTCTTAATGACAAGCGTAATTGTCAAAAAGTTTGTTCAAAGGAAATTGGACATGATGACAGGGAACATTTATGTCAATCAACAATTCATTATTGTGGAGAAGATTGTTCATTGTCGACATATACTGAGAAAGGAGATTATAATTGCCCAAATAAATGTGTTAAACCAAGTGAAGAGCCTCATGAATCACACAGTTGCGAAAATAAGACTTGCCCAATTCAATGTCCAATTCCGAATTGCcagaaaaaatgtaaaagtaaCAAACATTTTCATTCCTATGATGATTTAGAAGTTAGTCATTTTTGCGG AAATGAACATCCGTGCCAAGAAAATTGCGAGGAAGATGGTATATGTAACATAGTAACTGAACCAAAGCGACAAATAGCATTTACAAAA tgcATTCAGAAGGAAGAAAAATTAAgatgcaataaaaaaattcctcCATATGAATTTGAACATACAGGAAAACACACGCATCAAGATAACGGGTTTCATTATTGCGATAAGAAATGTCCATTCTGTGAATATTAC tgtACATTACCTTATGGTCATACACAAAGTCATGACACGAAACATGGAAATATGATcattgatgatgataatgagtTTGAATATACGAG ACGTAAATTGAAAGATCAACGATTTATTCTTTGCAATTTG CGTTGTAAAGATTTAGGCAGACATCGCCATACTGATTATTGTAGGAATGaagaaagtaaaaatgaagaaaGTTGTCAATCAGGAAATCAAAGACATGATATAAAACACGTTGAtg agcAAATTAACCTTGATAAACCGAAAGATTTCATCTCTCACAAAGCTTTATGGGAACGAACAGGCTTCAAAG atccTTATTCTGTTCAAGAACGAGAAGAGTTTACAAAGTGCTTCTATGTATGCTCCAATGAAATGCATCAAGGAGCAAATAATCCATCATATTGTGAATTGCCACTTTTTCACGCTCCTCTTGATCAAAATGACGACGGACATCGGTTTAATTGTGAACATCCAGAAtaa
- a CDS encoding uncharacterized protein (antiSMASH:Cluster_1), producing the protein MEGMEILRNNNNEQLEIRHHTKQKLELIESQKTIEPAEIERMKVTQLRNNTESKLVKVALKPDDENAGYESEEYDLNADYEIRSLTRNGI; encoded by the exons ATGGAAGGCATGGAAATCCTCAGAAACAACAACAACGAACAGCTTGAGATTCGTCATCATACCAAACAGAAATTGGAATTGATTGAAAGTCAGAAGACTATTGAGCCCGCCGAAATCGAACGTATGAAG GTCACTCAATTACGGAACAATACAGAATCA AAGTTAGTGAAAGTAGCTCTAAAGCCT GATGATGAAAACGCAGGTTATGAATCGGAGGAGTATGATTTAAATGCAGATTACGAAATTAGGAGCCTCACACGG AACGGGATATAG